From one Lycium ferocissimum isolate CSIRO_LF1 chromosome 7, AGI_CSIRO_Lferr_CH_V1, whole genome shotgun sequence genomic stretch:
- the LOC132065143 gene encoding uncharacterized protein LOC132065143: MEKTSEDPNKLSSTLADPTNTTTQPLLDPITPHHQYYPGQSSLDPEDQTQFLQISYNFGSRPFKDLPFLILFTLLVLCTFGFGIFASVHRNPHHSHVSSFTYNFTSSSCSLEKSNLLSSSDFFSLYSSDSSFLKSLIWTLVVTLILSIPFVLFVLFLLKRYTKQIVYASLPFFVIVPVFLDIYWFVACTVSSKCSEDFPLAYRILVLAFVLLLIGLLVWIFVANWHRIELTVKIIGVASYALSRNLGLFGVLPALTLGLLAYYAPIVVFLVFARFNGEVVPKEKNGEYYCVWKQDSWVPAYYTFAILTMLWSATSMIEAQVYVISGTIAQWYFNKDESGPKRSMRSALRNAFGPSSGTVCFSGLLIAVVRMVRSMVDNARQEGSGIVNVILRCCVNTLLSAVEFVNKFTINFAAITGEAYCTSAKMTYELLKRNLLSPVFVETVSTRILAGIIFVLSTVYAVLVFVVVRAASHLGVEVYFIAALAWLLLMVVLGYFVHVLDNVIDTVYVCYAIDRDRGEVCKQEVHDVYVHLPISRSHSSAAYGARSPLV; this comes from the exons ATGGAAAAAACTAGTGAAGACCCAAACAAGCTTTCTTCTACACTTGCTGACCCCACCAACACCACTACCCAACCCCTTCTTGATCCCATAACACCTCATCATCAATACTACCCTGGCCAATCTTCTTTAGACCCTGAAGACCAAACTCAGTTCCTTCAGATCTCTTATAACTTTGGTTCAAGACCCTTTAAAGACCTTCCTTTTCTTATCCTTTTTactcttcttgttctttgtaCTTTTGGTTTTGGTATCTTTGCttctgttcatagaaatccACATCACTCCCATGTTTCCTCTTTTACCTACAATTTCACTTCATCTTCTTGTAGTCTTGAAAAATCCAACCTTTTGAGTTCAAGTgactttttttcactttactCATCTGATTCTAGTTTCTTGAAAAGTTTAATTTGGACCCTTGTAGTTACTTTAATTCTAAGTATACCCTTTGTGCTCTTTGTGCTTTTCTTGCTTAAGCGGTATACCAAGCAGATAGTTTATGCTTCACTTCCTTTTTTTGTAATTGTTCCTGTTTTCCTTGATATCTACTGGTTTGTTGCTTGTACTGTGAGCTCCAAATGTAGTGAAGATTTCCCTTTAGCCTATAGGATTTTAGTGCTTGCTTTTGTGTTGTTGTTAATTGGGCTTCTTGTTTGGATTTTCGTAGCGAATTGGCATAGGATTGAGTTGACTGTTAAGATTATTGGGGTTGCTTCTTATGCCCTTTCAAGGAATTTAGGATTGTTTGGGGTGCTTCCAGCATTGACTTTAGGGCTGTTGGCATATTATGCTCCGATCGTTGTTTTCTTAGTGTTTGCTAGGTTTAATGGAGAGGTGGTACCTAAGGAAAAGAATGGGGAGTACTATTGTGTATGGAAACAGGATAGCTGGGTTCCTGCTTATTATACTTTTGCTATTTTAACAATGCTTTGGTCTGCAACATCAATGATTGAGGCACAGGTTTATGTGATAAGTGGAACAATTGCTCAATGGTACTTCAACAAGGATGAATCAGGTCCCAAAAGGTCTATGAGAAGTGCTTTGAG AAATGCGTTTGGTCCATCCTCAGGCACAGTATGTTTCTCTGGATTACTGATCGCTGTGGTTCGTATGGTTCGTTCCATGGTTGATAATGCAAGACAAGAAGGTTCTGGAATTGTGAACGTTATTCTGCGATGTTGTGTCAATACCTTGCTGTCAGCGGTTGAGTTTGTGAACAAATTCACCATAAACTTTGCAGCTATAACTGGTGAAGCATATTGCACTTCTGCTAAGATGACATATGAACTTCTAAAGCGCAATCTTCTCTCCCCAGTTTTTGTGGAGACTGTCTCCACTCGCATACTGGCTGGAATAATCTTTGTTCTCTCAACAGTGTATGCAGTATTG GTTTTTGTTGTGGTAAGAGCTGCTAGTCATCTTGGTGTCGAAGTATACTTTATTGCTGCTCTGGCATGGCTTCTGCTGATGGTGGTTCTTGGTTACTTCGTGCACGTTTTGGATAACGTTATCGACACAGTATATGTTTGCTATGCGATTGACAGAGACAGAGGAGAGGTATGTAAACAGGAGGTTCATGATGTTTATGTGCACCTTCCTATCAGTAGGAGTCATAGTTCCGCTGCTTACGGTGCCAGAAGTCCCCTTGTATAA
- the LOC132065144 gene encoding actin-depolymerizing factor 5-like, whose protein sequence is MAMAFKMATTGMWVTDECKNSYMDMKWKKVHRYIVYKIDEKSRLVTVDKVGGAGENYEDLAKALPKDDCRYAVFDFDFVTVDNCRKSKIFFIAWSPTESRIRAKILYATSKAGLRRVLDGISYELQATDPTEMGIDLIKDRAK, encoded by the exons ATGGCTATGGCTTTTAAGATG GCGACTACGGGCATGTGGGTGACTGATGAATGCAAGAATTCTTACATGGATATGAAATGGAAGAAAGTTCATAGGTACATAGTTTACAAGATTGATGAGAAATCAAGATTGGTCACAGTTGACAAAGTTGGTGGGGCTGGAGAAAACTATGAGGATTTGGCTAAAGCTCTCCCCAAAGATGATTGTCGATATGCCGTATTTGATTTCGATTTCGTTACAGTTGATAATTGCAGAAAGAGCAAGATCTTCTTCATTGCCTG GTCACCAACAGAATCAAGAATCAGAGCAAAAATATTGTATGCAACATCAAAAGCTGGACTGAGGAGAGTGCTAGATGGAATTAGCTATGAACTTCAAGCAACTGATCCAACTGAGATGGGAATTGATTTGATCAAGGACAGAGCCAAATGA